In Rhizobium sp. 9140, the genomic stretch TGGAAAACCAGGTGAAATTGCTGAACAGCCACTCGAAGAAGAACTGCGCGCCGAGCGTCGAGGCGCCGAGGTAGAAGCCCCTGATCCGCAGCGACGGCAGCCCGAAGACGACGCCGGCCGACGCCGCGATCAGCCCGGAGATCAAAAGCACGAGGGGTAGCGGCAGCCCGGGTACGCGCAAAATAAGATTATAGGCCGAGAACGCGCCGATCAGCATGAAGGCCGCCGAGCCCAGGGACACGAGACCGGCATAGCCCTGCAGCAGGTTGAGCCCGATGCCGGCAAGCCCCATGACCAGTGTCGGAATGATGATGGAGCTGAGCCAATAGTCTTCCGCGACGGCCGGGATGACGGCGAACGTGACGAGCAGCCCGGCGACGATCGGCAGCAGGGGCGCGTCGAGGCGCGAGCGGAGGCCGGACGGCAACGTTCGATCCTGAAGCACGGTCACGGTCAGACCCTTTCGATGTCACGGTCGCCGAACAGGCCGGCGGGCCGAATGAGGAGGAAGGCGACGGCGAGGATGTATGCAAACCAGGTGGAGACGCTGCCGTTGACCAACGGCCCGAGATAGATATCGGCGAGCGCCTCGCTTGCGCCGACGATCAGCCCGCCGGCAATCGCACCGGGGATCGAGGAGAAGCCGCCGATGATCAACACCGGGAGAGCCTTGAGCGTGATCAGCGAGAGCGAAAACTGCACACCCTGGCGCGCGCCCCAGAGAAGGCCGGCGACCAGAGCGACGAGGCCCGCGACGCTCCAGACGATGCGCCAGATCACCGGGAGACGGATGCCGATGGATTGGGCAGCGAGCGTGTCGTCCGCCACGGCCCTGAGCGAGACGCCCATCCGGGTCTTGCTGAAGACAATGGCAAGGACCGCGACCAGGGTGACGACGATCAGGGAGGCAACAATGTCGAAATGGCTGATCAGGATGCCGGCATAGTCCTCGGCGATATCGTCGATGCCGAGATCGAGCATGTGCACGTCGGTGCCGAGAAAGAACTGTGCTGTGCCGTCGATGACGAAACTGAGACCCAGCGTGGCCATGAAGAGGGTTAGCGAATCCCGGTTGCGCAGGGGTCGGAGCACGAGAGCCTCGACCAGGATCGCCACCACGACCATCAGCGCCGCCGTCGCGAGGAACGCGATCCAGAACGGAAATCCGTGCTCCACGAGGGTGACGAAGGCGAGCGCCGCCAGAAAGACCATTGCGCCCTGGGCAAAGTTGAAGACGCCCGACGCCTTGTAGATCAGCACGAACCCAATGGCGACGAGCGCATACATCAGCCCGGCGAAGAGGCCGGTGATCAGGGTTTCCAGAAAAAAGGACATGGGAAATCTCTAATGAACGGTGCCGAGATAGGCGGCGATGACATCGGGATTGTTGCGCACCTCGTCCGGTGTACCGTCCGCGACCTTGCGGCCGTAATCGAGGACGACGACATGCGAGGCGAGGTTCAGCACGATGCCGACGTCGTGTTCGATGAGCACGATGGTCGTTCCGAAGGACCGGTTGACCTGGGCGATGACGCGGCTCATTTCCTGCTTTTCCTCCTGGTTCATGCCGGCCATTGGCTCGTCCAGCAGCAGGAGTTTCGGGGCAGCCACCAGCGCGCGGGCGAGGTCGACGCGCTTCTGCGTGCCATAGGAGAGCGTCGAGACGACCGTGTTGGCGTGTCGGTCGAGATGCAGAAAGGCGATGATTTCGTCTGCCCGGTCAGTGAACCGGCGTCGCTCCGCCCCATCCCGGCCGAAGCGGAAGATGTTTTCAAGAAACGTCGCGGCGCCCTGCCGCGAGAGGCCGGCCAGCACGTTTTCCCACACGTTCAGGCGGTGGAAGAGCGCATTGTGCTGGAAGGTTCGCCCGATACCCAGCAAGGCCGCCTTCTGCGGTTGGATCGCCCCGAAGCGTGCGCCGTTAAAAACGATATCGCCGGTATCGGCTCGGTAGACGCCGTTGATGACGTTCAGGAGCGAGCTCTTGCCCGCCCCGTTGGGGCCGATCAGGGCGCAGATCTCGCCGGTGGCGACGCTGAAGCTCAAGGCATTCACCGCCTTCACGCCCTTGAAGGACAGCGAAACGTCGCGAAGCTGGAGGAGATCGCTCATCAGGCGACGACCGACCGCAGCGCAGAGGCCGATGCGCGTTCGGCATCCCGGCGCTTGACGGCTTCGATGTCGCGATAGGCATCGGCAGGGTGGTTCTTCGGTAGGTAGGGTCCGTCGCCGAAAAGTTTCTCTCGCAGGGTGCCGGGCTTGTAGGCCGTGGGATAGACGCCGCGCTTCTGCAGTTCCGGCACGAGCAGATCGACCGCCGCCTCGAAGCTTTCCGGTGTCACGGCATAGGCAAGATTGAACCCGTCGACATCCGTTTCCTCCGCCCAATCCTGAAGGATATCGGCGATCGTGCCGGGCGAGCCGACGAAAACCGGACCGACGCCGCCGATACCGCCCCATTTGGCAAGCTCTTCCACCGTCCAGGTCTTATCCTTGCCGGCAAAGTGCTCGACCATCGAGACGATGGCGTTGGTCTCGACCTTCTTGAGTGCGTCCGTCGATGCGTACTGCCCGAAATCGATGCCGCTCCATCCCGACATTAAGACGAGGGAGCCGTCATAGGATGTATAGCTCTGATATTCCTCGAACCGCTTCTGGGCCTTTTCGTCCGTCTCGTCGATGATGAGCGTCGTCAGATTGTAGATCAGCACCTTCTTCGGATCGCGGCCGCTGGCCGCCGCCTTTTGCCGGATTTCGGAGACATAGGCCTTCAGCAGCGCCTTGCTGGGGGCGCCGACGAAGACGCATTCGGCATGTGCTGCGGCAAAAGCCTTACCCGGACCGGAGGCCCCGGCCTGATAGAGAACCGGCGTGCGCTGTGGCGAGGGCTCGGACAGATGGTAGCCCGGCACGTCGAAGAACGTGCCCTTGTGGCCGATCTCGTGAACCTTGGTCGGATCGGTAAAGATCCCGCGGACGGGATCGCGCTGCACGGAGCCCTCCTCCCAGCTCCCCTCGAACAGCTTGTAGAGCACCTCGACATATTCGGCGGCGACCTCGTAGCGGTTTTCATGGCTGCGCAGGCCGCCTTGGCCGACATTCTTCGCGCCGCTTTCGAGATAGGACGTCACGATGTTCCAACCGATCCGTCCCTTCGTATGGTGGTCGGCCGTCGCCAGCCGACGTGCGAATGTGTAGGGATGCTCGAAGGAGGTCGAAGCGGTGATGCCGATGCCGAGATGCTCGGTCGCAAGGGCGATCGGAGCGGCAAGCTGGATCGGATCGTTGACGGGGATCTGCGCCGCCTGCTCGATCGCATGGTAGTTCGAGCCCTTGTAGACATCGTAATAGCCGATGACATCCGCGATGAAGATCCCGTCGAAGATGCCGCGTTCCAGGGTTCTCGCAAGATCCTGCCAGTAATCGAGGTCCTTGTACTTCCAGGACCGATCCCGTGGATGTTTCCAGAGACCCGGCGACTGGTGCCCTACGCAATTCATGTCAAAGGCGTTAAACCGTATCTGCCTGATCATCGATCCGCTCCGGATGCACGTAGGTGTTGGCCTACAAAATATCATCAGGAACGGTCAATGCGAGAAACTGGCTATTGTCTATAGATTTTGTTTAGAACAATTTTCCTAAATTATGGTCGTTTTAGAGTTGCGGTTCAGCACATCTTCAAATTAGATCGAACCGCTGGCCGTCGTCCGCTGGGCAGGAGGACAAACATTTGTCAACGATCCGAAGCCTTGGCGCATCATAGGGCACTCAGACCTGCATCAAACAATTCTCGGCATCGACGGCGCGGTCGGAAACCAGTACGCGATGATGGAATCGGTTACCGTTCATACGGGACCTCAGATGCGTAGCGTGAAACCTCGCCTTGAGTGTCGGTCCGAGCACTTTATGAAACGTTAGAATTATTTATCGAAATTTGCATTTGCGGGTTTGCGTCACAGGCGTCGTTGTGATTCCCTTGGCCTTTCGAAACGCGAGAGGAGGCTTCGATGTGGACGATCGAAAACCGCGGACGATATGATCGCAGCAAATTACGATATCCGAGTGATCTGACGGATGAAGAATGGGCTCTTGTCGAGCCGTTGATCCCGGCTGGTAAGCGGGGCGGCGGCAAGCGCACGGTGGTTTTGCGCGAGGTGGTGAACGGCCTCATGTATGTCCTGTCGACAGGTTGCCAGTGGCGGGCGGTACCAAAAGACTTGCCGCCCCGAAGTACGCTGTTTGGCTATTTCGACCTGTGGAACTGGGACGGAACGCTCGGCCGCCTCCATGCTGAGCTCTATGTGAAATGCCGGGAAGCAATGGGCCGCGAAGCAAGTCCTACGGCTGCGGTGATCGATAGCCAGAGCGTCAAAGGCGCCGAAAAAGGGGGGCTTGCATCGACCCGTGCGGGTATGATGCGGGGAAAAAGATCAAAGGCAAGAAGCGCCATATTCTTGTCGACACGGTAGGTCTGCTGCTAAACGCCCTGGTCCACCCGGCAGACATTCAAGACCGCGATGGCGGGGCTCTGGTTCTGCGGACATTATTCGGGCGCTATCCGTTTTTGACAAAGCTATTCGCCGACGGCGGCTATCAGGGACCGATCTTTGCCAAGGCACAGAAGAAGGCCAGACCAGGTCTGAACACTGAAATCGTCAAGCGATCCGATGCTGCAAAAGGCTTCGAGATATTGCCACGCCGTTGGGTCGTGGAGCGAACCTTTGCGTGGCTTGGGCGATGCCGGAGACTGGCCAAAGACCTCGAGAACCTATCGACAAATGCGCTCGCCTTCCTCAAACTCGCATCCATCCGCCTGATGCTGCGAAGGCTATGTGCAAACTGAAAAAGTTTCCGGACCGACTCTGAATGCATAGCGACAATCTAGGTGAGATTCAGCGTCAATCAGGATGAGACTCGCGCCGGGGTGTGACGGAGGGAGGGCGTAGCCCGATCGTAGTCATACCCCGGCGTGGCGTAAATTTTGGGCGTCTCATGATCGCGGTCGGTCCGGTACATTTGCGGTTTTCTGGATTGGAGAACCAGTTTGTGCCGGGTCGCCATGTAACCGATCATCAGATGAGACTCTTCATGAAGTACCGACAAACGCATTCCGTAGAGGTCGCCGCGTCAAAAGCGTCGATCAGCCGGGCCACGGCATACCGCCTCGACAAAGAGACGCAACTTCCATCTCAGGGCAAAGCGCCGCGTAAACGCCGGCGCCCTGATCCTTTGGAGCCGATATTCGAGGCAGAAGTCGTCCCACTCCTGAAGGCCGCGCCCGGCATCCGTGCCGTCGCTGTCTACAACGAGATGCTGCGCCGACATCCAGACCTTTCTGAAGGTATCCGCCGCACGCTTGAGCGACGCATCCGGTCGTGGCGTGCTGTTCATGGCGAAGCGCAGGAGGTCATCTTCCGCCAGACGCACGAGCCAGGCCGGCTGGGCCTGTCGGATTTTACCGACGCCAGCGGCCTTGATGTGACGATCGCCGGCCAGCCGCTTGATCACCTTTTCTATCACTTCCGGCTTGTCTGGTCCGGCTTCGAACATGCCCATGTCATTCTCGGCGGGGAGAGCTTTGTGGCTTTGGCCGAAGGACTTCAAAATGCCCTGTGGTCCGTGGGTGGCACGCCGCTCTATCATCGAAGCGACAGCCTATCGGCGGCCTTCCGCAACCTCGACGCCGATGCCAAGGTTGATCTCACGCACCGTTACGACCAGCTTTGCTCCCATTATCGTATGACCCCGACGCGCAATAACAGGGGCGTCGCGCATGAGAATGGTTCGATTGAAAGCTCCCACGGGCATCTCAAGAACGCCGTTCATGATGCCCTGCTGATGCGGGGGACCAAGGAATTCGACGATCTCAGTTCTTACCGCGCCTTTGTCGACGAGATCGTCAGCCGTCGCAATGCTGCCCATGGCAAGCGCATCGATGCAGAACGATCCCATCTGCAGGCGCTGCCCGAGCGCCGGACCACCGACTTCGAGGAGATTGTCGTCACGGTGTCCCGGACGGGCGGCTTCACCTTGCGCAAGGTCTTCTACACCGTGCCATCCCGCCTGATCGGCCACAGGTTACGAGTTCGCCTGTTCGACGATCGGCTGGATGTCTTTGTCGGCGGTACGCATCTGATGACATTGCGCCGAGGACGCGGCCACCCCGACGGGCGACACGATCAGGTCGTCAACTACCACCACGTCATCCATTCCCTGCGCAAGAAGCCGATGGCGCTCCGCGGCCTCGTTTATCGCGACAAGCTCTTCCCGCGTCAGGAATATCGCAAGGCCTTCGAAGCCCTCATCGAGCATCTTCCCGACAAGCAGGCTTGCAAGATCACCGTCGAACTCCTGGCGCTGGCCCATGACCGCGGTTGCGAGCGCGAACTTGCCGAAGAATTGGCCAGGACACTCGACGCCGGTGACCTACCGGATCTGGTCGCCATGCGAACACTCTTTGGTCCGGACCCAGCGAAGCTACCGACCGTTCATGTGCAGCTCGCATCGCTCAACGGTTATGAGGCCCTGATCGGGACGGGAGAAGCCGCATGAAGAACGCCCACGTCATTGATGAAGCACGGCTCGCCATCATGCTCAACGAACTTCGGCTACCGACCATCAAAACGCTGTGGCCGCAATTTGCCGAGCAGGCGGACCGGGAGGGATGGCCAGCCGCTCGTTTCCTGTCGGCGATTGCCGAGCACGAGCTGGCAGAGCGTGCCAATCGCCGAATTGAAAGGCATCTCGCCGAGGCGCACCTGCCGCCCGGAAAGACCTTGGACAGCTTCGCCTTTGACGCTGTACCCATGATCTCGAAGGCGCAGGTTATGGCAATGACCGCCGGCGACACTTGGCTCGCCAAAGGAGCTAACATCCTCATGTTCGGTCCCCCCGGCGGAGGAAAAAGCCATCTCGCCGCCGCTATCGGCTTTGCGCTGATCGAGAACGGATGGCGGGTCCTGTTCACCCGGACAACCGATCTTGTGCAGAAGCTCCAGGTCGCCCGCCGGGAACTGCAGCTCGAATCCGCCATCGACAAACTCAACAAGTACGACTTGCTCATCCTCGATGATCTCGCCTACGTCACCAAGGACCAGGCGGAAACAAGCGTGCTCTTCGAACTGATCTCGGCACGATACGAGCATAGATCGATCCTGATCACGGCAAACCAACCTTTTGGAGAATGGAACCGGGTCTTTCCCGATCCCGCGATGACACTCGCAGCGGTCGACCGGCTCGTACATCACGCCACGATCTTCGAGATGAATGTCGAAAGTTACCGGCGCAGAGCGGCGCTTGAGGAGAAACGGCAACGCGGCCGACCAGCCTCGTTCGCGCCAATCAGGACCTCAGCCTTGCCTGTCGCGGAGCGGCAATCAGAAAACGACGAAGATCTTGCCAGCGGCAATCAGCATGATAACTTCATCCCGACCGCGACCTAAGAATCTCATCCAGATTGTCGCAAGCATCTCATCCTGATTGACGCGCTATATCTGAAAGGACTCGAACAGCCGTTCGCCTAGATAATGACTTTGGTGGTGTTCATTGGAGTGGTAGCGAATTATTTCTGCAATGACAGTGAGTACCGAGTATGTCGACGTTCACCCGTACGCGTCAGTGCACCGATCTCCACGAGTTGCTGAAGGTCGCGTGTTGCTGTAGCGCGGGATGTATCTGTGATCGAGATATAGTTTTCGGCACTTAGACCTCCCTTGAAGCCAGCCGTGCCTTCCTTGAAGATGCGCGCGACTACCTTTTCTTGCCGCTCGTTCAGTTTGTCCCGAAAACGATCATAGAACTTTGCTTTCTGGATGAAGAAATCTACGCGCTCAAGCGTCGCCTGTTGAGCATCCAGGATAGTTTCTGAAAAGAAAATGACCCAGTCGGTGATATCAAGCGTGCGCTGGTGCCGCTCAAGCTCTGAATAATAAGCCTTCCGGCGCTTCTCGATTGTCAAGGCGAGTGAAATGAGGCTTGGCTGCCCTATGTTTTGCGCTAGGGATTTCTCGGCGAGCGCGCGTCCAATTCGGCCGTTGCCATCCTCAAATGGATGTATGCTTTCAAAATAAAGGTGTCCTACTGCGGCGCGCGTCAAAGCTTGAAGCGACGTTTGACCATCTGGCCCGGATTGATTGAACCATGTGCTGAAGGTCTCCATCTCAGCGGCAACCTGGCGAGATGGGGGAGCCTCGAAGTGGATAGTGGGTTTGTCCAATCGACCCGATACAATCTGCATGGCGTCTTCATGCGTGCGGTAAGCACCAACCGTTTCAATATATCGGTTTCCGGCCATCAGCATTGAATGCCAGTGGAACAGTCCCTCATGACACAGCGGCCTATGCCAACTTCGATAAACATCCGCCATCATCTCGGCGATCCCCCGCTCTTGGGGGCGGATCTGTCTATCATCAGTGTTTAGCCCGAACTGCCGGCGGAGTGATGACTGGACACTCACGCGGTCCAGAAATTCCCCCTCAATCTCTGAGGTCTTGACCGCTTCGTCGCTCAGCAACTCAATGCGAAGTTGGTTGCTGTCGTCATCGTTGAAATGTCGAACAGCACCGATAACCTCGCCGGCGGACTGCAAGAATTTCTGCTCCAACGATATCAGGCTTGCGGTGTCGTATCTGAAGTTTGGCCAGTCAGTGTTTTGCCAGTTCCATTTCATGAGTTATAGAATCCCTCTCTATAGCTCATAACTATTGCTGGAAATGAGCTATTGCAAACCCATCTATCGCTCAGCACCACAATCTGCATCTCTCCATTCAAGAAGCAGCGATCGACAGCTAACCTCTTGCCCTAAACATATTTTGTTAATGGGCGCCCCCTATTTCCGCTCGCCCTCGGCACTGGTGCCGAGCGAAAACGAATAAGCATGACCAAACACGACCTTTCATCACGACATTTTCAGCGAAAAATTTCGCAATTCTGCGAGCTTCGTATCGCTCCAGTCGCATCCAGGCGAGTGTTCGAAAATATACGGCCCTATCTTGCCAGTTTGATCATCTACCGCAAATCGCCCCCGCTTCTGAATGGCCATATCGACTGGAAGATGATCGGTCAGGCCTGTGGGATCGAAGCCGAGTTAACGGCAGAACTCAAAAAGCAGGTCCGGCCAGGCTTGGATGCAATCATCCGCTGGCTCGGCGCATCACCAGCTACCGAAGAACGACGACCACCAAAGCCGACAGTTAGCACGGGTAAAATGACGCCCGCCAAGAAGGCAGCTTCCGCACGCTCCGCCCGATAGCCACAACGCGCGGCGATCGCTGGCACCTTTGTCCGGTCTGCGTCAACATCGCCCGGCCCAGCACCAAAACCGATAAGCCCTTTCCCAGAAGCACTATTTGAAGCGACAGAAGATCCGGCGAGCTTTCAGGACGCATTGGTCTACCATATGCGTCGGTTCGGCGACACCTATTGCCAGCTCTACCGCGCCGTTGTTCATCTGAATGAGACCTTCGACAACAAGACGTTGCTATCCTGGATCCACGGAGAGCGCGTGCGCCGATCTGTTGCCAGTTTCAACATCCTCCGCCGCATCGAGCGACGCTATCGACTTTCAGAGGGATATTTCAAAGAGAAACTGCCGCATCAGGCACGCTCGCTGTATGGTCACGATCTCGGTGACATCAGCCCAGCTGAGCGTCGACGGATTTCACTGCACCTGCCCGAAGACTTCAACAGCCTGCCCTTTACCAAGCGCGAGGAGATCCTCGATTGGGTGCGCCGGGTGATCATTTCCGGCTCTACGGAATATCGCCGCCATCAGGCGGCGGCCAGCAAGCAGCGATATGCCATCCGATTTCCCGGCGTCACCTATGGCAGCAGTTTTCTTTCCTCTCGGTCATTGCCATCGGCGGCCGGCACCAATCAAAACGTTGCCGCAGAACTTGATGAACCTGATCTGCTCTCCGGCATTGTCGACGCACCGCCGAGACTTGCCATGGAAATGGCTGATCTCATCCGCTTCAAGACTTCGACGCTGACAGCGATTGGGTTCCAACGGAACGGCGTCTGGGGTGAAGAAGCGGCCTCCCAGAAGATTGAGCACCTCGGCTTGATGTTTGGTGCGCTTGCTGCCTCGCCAAACGGTGTCGTGAAGGGTTTCGGTGTGCCAGTCTGAACCGCCCCGGCTAGACCGGAGACCGTTTGGTTTAAGTTACGCGGCCATGGCTGGTGCGTCCAGCATGGCATAGTATCGTTCTTCAGCCTCGGCAGGCGGAATGTTTCCGATGGGCTCCAGAAGGCGGCGGTTGTTGAACCAGTCGACCCATTCGAGCGTGGCGAACTCCACGGCTTCAAAGCTTCGCCACGGTCCCCGGCGATGGATGACCTCGGCCTTGTAAAGACCGTTGATCGTTTCGGCGAGAGCATTGTCGTAACTGTCGCCAACGCTTCTGACAGACGGCTCGATGCCCGCCTCCGCCAGCCGTTCGGAATAGCGAATAGACACATATTGCGAGCCGCGGTCGGAATGATGAACCAGCCCGCCGCGTTTGACAGGCCGCCGATCATGAAGCGCCTGGTCGAGGGCATCGAGCACAAAGCCCGCATGGGCCGTTCGGCTTGCCCGCCAACCGACGATACGGCGGGCGAAGGCATCAATGACAAAGGCCACGTAAACGAAGCCTTGCCAGGTCGCGAGTGGAGTAAGAGGCGCAGATGCGCTTCTCCTCCCCGAACCGTACGTGCACCTTTCAGCGCATACGGCTCTCCGTTCAAGCTTGGCCCATGGCCATAGCAACGTCATGGTAGTGAGACGTGACGGTACTGCGGTTCTCGATCCGGAAGATGTATGGGTTTTCCTCCGGATTGCGCCACCGGAATTGCGCCTTGGGGCTTGAGATAAGCCGGTGTAGCGCTTTTCCGACGGGTTTACCGCGTTCATTTCGACCAAACATGAGCCAGGTTTTCGCCTTGCCCGGTTCCGGGACCCTGACCCATTTCCGCATCAAGGGTTTGATGCGGGATCGGTACTTGTGTCCCAGCCAATGCGCCATTTTCCAGAACACAACATGGTCGATGCGCCGGAAGACGTACGCCGTGAAGTCGGTGAACTTGTAGAACGCCGCCCATCCCACCAATTGGCGGTTCAGGCTGGAGATCATGTCGACCGTGCTGACACTATGATTGCCGGAAAGGGTTTCGGTAAGTCTGCGAACAAACCCCTTGGCCTTTTCCTTGGGTATCGTCGTGACGACGGACATCCGTCCGTGTGCCCCTCGCTTGCGAATGATCCGGTGTCCCAGGAAGACGAAGCCGTCATTGACGTGTGTCACATGGGTCTTTTCCATGTTCAGCGCCAACTTCAACTCACCTTCCAGAAACGCCCGGCATTCCTCGCGGATTTCCTCTGCCTGAGCCCTGGTTCCTTTTACGATCACGACGAAGTCGTCAGCGTATCGGCAATAGGCAACGGCCGGTTTCCATTGCCGGTTCTCGCGAACCGTGATGGGGCGGCCCTGCTTGATGCCGAAGTTCCATGCCCATCGGTCCTTGCGAGCCTTGTCGCTCAAATATTTCGCCTCCAACCAGGCATCAAACTCGTGGAGCATGATGTTGGACAGGAGCGGTGACAGAACGCCGCCTTGCGGGACACCCTCGCTTGAGGCCGTAAACAGGCCACGGTCGATGTGGCCTGCCTTTAGGAACCGATAGAGAAGATCAACGAACCGTCCGTCCAGCACCCTTCGCCGCACGCATTTCAGAAGCAGCCGGTGATGGACCGTGTCGAAGTAGCTGGCCAGATCACCTTCGATGATCCAGCGGCCCCTCGTCGTGTCGGCACCATCCTGAAGCTGTATCCTCACGGTGCGGACGGCATGATGCACGCTCCGTTCCGGCCGGAAGCCATAGGATAAACGATGGAAATCGCTCTCCCAGATTGGCTCCATGGCCATCAGCATGGCGCGTTGGACAATGCGATCCGTCAGGGTCGGAATACCCAGTGGTCTTAGCTTGCCGTTGGGTTTCGGGATATAGATGCGCTTGACCGGCTGGGGGCAATAAGTCTCCTCCAGCAGGCTTGCCCGCAGGTCGTCCAGATGCTGATCCAGTTTGACCTGCAGTTTTTGCTTGTCCATTCCGTCGATACCCGGCGTTCGTGCGCCGCTTGACGCCAGAACCATCCGAGCGGCCTCGGCAAGCCATTCCCGATTGGCAATCAACCGAAGAAGACGATCAAACCGTCGGTTTGGCTCGCTCTCGGCCCATGTTGCGAGCTTGTGCTGCATTTCGCTGATTATCAAAGGTCTTCACCTCGCTTGGTCAGATAGTTTGCACTTCAAGCAGTTTGAACTGTTCCCCTTCGCCATGTGATGGGCTTTCCCCATCCCGGACTACTACGGGAACTCCGCCAACATGATGGACATCAGGGTCAACTCCCTTGCGACGCAATACTTCGTTGTCATTCCATCATGCCTTCCCTCGTTCATATGATGGACGTCAGCGTATTGGTGAGGTTGCCGGTCGCAGTCTTTTCCCTTGCGTTCCGCAAGTCGATGCCGATGTCATGGTCTGGCTGCATTCTCCCCATGACCCCATACGGGCGACATACATCTACGACCGTATTCGGATGCCGCCGACTTACGTGTCCGGCAGCTTCATCAGCATTTCGCCTGTTAAGCCGTGTAGGCGAAGGCG encodes the following:
- a CDS encoding branched-chain amino acid ABC transporter permease, producing the protein MSFFLETLITGLFAGLMYALVAIGFVLIYKASGVFNFAQGAMVFLAALAFVTLVEHGFPFWIAFLATAALMVVVAILVEALVLRPLRNRDSLTLFMATLGLSFVIDGTAQFFLGTDVHMLDLGIDDIAEDYAGILISHFDIVASLIVVTLVAVLAIVFSKTRMGVSLRAVADDTLAAQSIGIRLPVIWRIVWSVAGLVALVAGLLWGARQGVQFSLSLITLKALPVLIIGGFSSIPGAIAGGLIVGASEALADIYLGPLVNGSVSTWFAYILAVAFLLIRPAGLFGDRDIERV
- a CDS encoding ABC transporter ATP-binding protein is translated as MSDLLQLRDVSLSFKGVKAVNALSFSVATGEICALIGPNGAGKSSLLNVINGVYRADTGDIVFNGARFGAIQPQKAALLGIGRTFQHNALFHRLNVWENVLAGLSRQGAATFLENIFRFGRDGAERRRFTDRADEIIAFLHLDRHANTVVSTLSYGTQKRVDLARALVAAPKLLLLDEPMAGMNQEEKQEMSRVIAQVNRSFGTTIVLIEHDVGIVLNLASHVVVLDYGRKVADGTPDEVRNNPDVIAAYLGTVH
- a CDS encoding LLM class flavin-dependent oxidoreductase: MIRQIRFNAFDMNCVGHQSPGLWKHPRDRSWKYKDLDYWQDLARTLERGIFDGIFIADVIGYYDVYKGSNYHAIEQAAQIPVNDPIQLAAPIALATEHLGIGITASTSFEHPYTFARRLATADHHTKGRIGWNIVTSYLESGAKNVGQGGLRSHENRYEVAAEYVEVLYKLFEGSWEEGSVQRDPVRGIFTDPTKVHEIGHKGTFFDVPGYHLSEPSPQRTPVLYQAGASGPGKAFAAAHAECVFVGAPSKALLKAYVSEIRQKAAASGRDPKKVLIYNLTTLIIDETDEKAQKRFEEYQSYTSYDGSLVLMSGWSGIDFGQYASTDALKKVETNAIVSMVEHFAGKDKTWTVEELAKWGGIGGVGPVFVGSPGTIADILQDWAEETDVDGFNLAYAVTPESFEAAVDLLVPELQKRGVYPTAYKPGTLREKLFGDGPYLPKNHPADAYRDIEAVKRRDAERASASALRSVVA
- a CDS encoding IS5 family transposase (programmed frameshift); amino-acid sequence: MWTIENRGRYDRSKLRYPSDLTDEEWALVEPLIPAGKRGGGKRTVVLREVVNGLMYVLSTGCQWRAVPKDLPPRSTLFGYFDLWNWDGTLGRLHAELYVKCREAMGREASPTAAVIDSQSVKGAEKGGPCIDPCGYDAGKKIKGKKRHILVDTVGLLLNALVHPADIQDRDGGALVLRTLFGRYPFLTKLFADGGYQGPIFAKAQKKARPGLNTEIVKRSDAAKGFEILPRRWVVERTFAWLGRCRRLAKDLENLSTNALAFLKLASIRLMLRRLCAN
- the istA gene encoding IS21 family transposase, with product MRLFMKYRQTHSVEVAASKASISRATAYRLDKETQLPSQGKAPRKRRRPDPLEPIFEAEVVPLLKAAPGIRAVAVYNEMLRRHPDLSEGIRRTLERRIRSWRAVHGEAQEVIFRQTHEPGRLGLSDFTDASGLDVTIAGQPLDHLFYHFRLVWSGFEHAHVILGGESFVALAEGLQNALWSVGGTPLYHRSDSLSAAFRNLDADAKVDLTHRYDQLCSHYRMTPTRNNRGVAHENGSIESSHGHLKNAVHDALLMRGTKEFDDLSSYRAFVDEIVSRRNAAHGKRIDAERSHLQALPERRTTDFEEIVVTVSRTGGFTLRKVFYTVPSRLIGHRLRVRLFDDRLDVFVGGTHLMTLRRGRGHPDGRHDQVVNYHHVIHSLRKKPMALRGLVYRDKLFPRQEYRKAFEALIEHLPDKQACKITVELLALAHDRGCERELAEELARTLDAGDLPDLVAMRTLFGPDPAKLPTVHVQLASLNGYEALIGTGEAA
- the istB gene encoding IS21-like element ISRel5 family helper ATPase IstB; protein product: MKNAHVIDEARLAIMLNELRLPTIKTLWPQFAEQADREGWPAARFLSAIAEHELAERANRRIERHLAEAHLPPGKTLDSFAFDAVPMISKAQVMAMTAGDTWLAKGANILMFGPPGGGKSHLAAAIGFALIENGWRVLFTRTTDLVQKLQVARRELQLESAIDKLNKYDLLILDDLAYVTKDQAETSVLFELISARYEHRSILITANQPFGEWNRVFPDPAMTLAAVDRLVHHATIFEMNVESYRRRAALEEKRQRGRPASFAPIRTSALPVAERQSENDEDLASGNQHDNFIPTAT
- a CDS encoding Fic family protein; the protein is MKWNWQNTDWPNFRYDTASLISLEQKFLQSAGEVIGAVRHFNDDDSNQLRIELLSDEAVKTSEIEGEFLDRVSVQSSLRRQFGLNTDDRQIRPQERGIAEMMADVYRSWHRPLCHEGLFHWHSMLMAGNRYIETVGAYRTHEDAMQIVSGRLDKPTIHFEAPPSRQVAAEMETFSTWFNQSGPDGQTSLQALTRAAVGHLYFESIHPFEDGNGRIGRALAEKSLAQNIGQPSLISLALTIEKRRKAYYSELERHQRTLDITDWVIFFSETILDAQQATLERVDFFIQKAKFYDRFRDKLNERQEKVVARIFKEGTAGFKGGLSAENYISITDTSRATATRDLQQLVEIGALTRTGERRHTRYSLSLQK